A single genomic interval of Lathyrus oleraceus cultivar Zhongwan6 chromosome 7, CAAS_Psat_ZW6_1.0, whole genome shotgun sequence harbors:
- the LOC127100794 gene encoding mitogen-activated protein kinase kinase 4, whose product MRERNEMKPIQLPPPTATGSAASSPNRPQRRRRDLTLPLPQRDTNLAVPLPLPPSGGGSGGSGNGGSGGNGSAGGTNQQLVIPFSELERLNRIGSGSGGTVYKVVHRINSRAYALKVIYGHHEESVRRQIHREIQILRDVDDPNVVKCHEMYDHNAEIQVLLEYMDGGSLEGKHIPQENQLADVARQILRGLAYLHRRHIVHRDIKPSNLLINSRKQVKIADFGVGRILNQTMDPCNSSVGTIAYMSPERINTDINDGQYDAYAGDIWSLGVSILEFYMGRFPFAVGRQGDWASLMCAICMSQPPEAPTSASPEFRDFVSRCLQRDPSRRWTASRLLSHPFLTRTVSHQNQSPPNLHQLLPPPPRPLSS is encoded by the exons ATG CGAGAAAGAAATGAGATGAAGCCGATTCAACTTCCACCTCCAACCGCCACCGGCTCAGCTGCAAGTTCTCCTAACCGTCCCCAGCGCCGCCGCAGAGACCTTACGCTTCCGCTTCCACAGCGTGACACAAACTTAGCGGTTCCGCTTCCGCTTCCTCCGTCTGGTGGCGGAAGCGGCGGGAGTGGAAATGGAGGAAGCGGTGGGAACGGAAGTGCGGGAGGAACGAATCAGCAACTGGTGATTCCTTTCTCGGAGCTGGAGAGGCTGAACCGGATCGGAAGCGGTAGCGGAGGAACGGTTTATAAAGTAGTTCACAGAATCAACAGCCGTGCTTACGCTTTGAAGGTGATTTACGGTCATCACGAGGAATCTGTTCGTCGTCAGATCCATAGAGAAATCCAGATCTTGAGAGATGTTGATGATCCAAACGTGGTCAAGTGTCACGAGATGTACGATCACAACGCTGAAATTCAGGTTCTGTTGGAATACATGGACGGTGGTTCTCTCGAAGGGAAACACATCCCTCAGGAGAATCAGCTTGCTGACGTGGCACGTCAGATCCTCCGTGGACTTGCTTATCTCCACCGTCGTCACATCGTTCATAGAGACATCAAACCGTCAAATCTGTTGATCAATTCGCGGAAACAGGTTAAGATCGCTGACTTCGGTGTTGGTAGAATTCTGAATCAAACGATGGATCCGTGTAATTCATCGGTAGGAACGATTGCTTACATGTCACCGGAGAGGATAAACACCGATATCAACGACGGACAATACGATGCCTACGCCGGTGACATATGGAGTTTAGGTGTGAGTATATTGGAGTTTTACATGGGAAGATTTCCGTTTGCGGTTGGTAGACAAGGTGATTGGGCAAGTTTGATGTGTGCTATTTGTATGTCGCAACCACCGGAAGCTCCGACAAGTGCTTCGCCGGAGTTTAGAGATTTCGTTTCGCGGTGTTTGCAGAGAGATCCGTCGAGGAGATGGACTGCTTCGAGGTTGCTTTCGCATCCTTTTCTTACTCGAACGGTTTCTCATCAAAATCAGAGTCCTCCAAATCTCCATCAACTACTTCCTCCTCCACCAAGGCCACTTTCTTCTTAG